In Apis mellifera strain DH4 linkage group LG1, Amel_HAv3.1, whole genome shotgun sequence, the sequence attattaattattttaagtgtaatttatattaaaaattgttaaatacctgtacaaatatgtatatcattttttatatattataaatatcattttttaacgcACTGCTACTATAACATTTGGAGATTTTGCTCGTAAAGCAGAAATTCCTCCTTGTAAAGAACATACGCCCATAATTCCGCATTTTACTAAGAAATCTGCAAACTACAAAATTCTCTAACTAACTATAAAAgtcttaatcttaatattgaaaaatataaattttataatacatataatatttaccaaTGCATTATTTTGATCATGGGGTCCAATAATTATGacaatactatttttattttctatgagTGGTTTTGCATGTGGTCCAAGGGTTTCAATATGAGTTAAAGAAAGTTGTACACTTgtaaatggaatattaatacTACCTATTACAGCACCTCTttcaaatctatataaaaatagtaattattataaaattatataattatataattattataaaaaaaataatttggaataatacaatttttttgtaataaaatactcACTGTATATTATTACGTACATCTACAGCTATCAATTTTTCAGGactattatctaataaatctaaaaaatcatCAACAGAAATTCTTGGCATTTTTTCAGTCCCAGGTTCTAATTCTGACCAATTTATAtcctaaagaaatttttaagaattttttaaaatttataattatagcaataaattattaaagaataaatatatcaacatattaatttatacctTTGGTTGATTAAATTGATGTTTTCTATAAGTAATACTAGGTGGTGTATTTTGATACATCATCATAGAATCTTTAACACACAATTCTATATCGATTTCAGGAAgatcagaaaataaaagaatacattCATTAAAACCTGAAGTTAAAAGAGAATCTCGTAGTTGTTTCAATATAGCTAATCCAACAAGAAGTGGAAATGAAGAATCTCCTAACAAGAGTTTATCCCATAAATGGAGTATTTTGTGAAGTGGAAAaacatctaaaattaaaaaaattaaaaagtgaaacaagaaaattaaaaaaaaattttacataattcgagtaataataagataaataacttACGTGAAAACATTGTTAAAAACCATGGAATAGCAAATAATTCTGGTACAAAGTTAATTGATCTAAGATGATTAGCTAATTGAGGATCATGAAAAGctataatttgtgaaaattttcctAAATATTCTTGTATAACAGCTGAATTAtcttttaagaagaatttgtGAAGATATTTTGGTATAAATGCAGACAAACATTCAAATGCTCTAGctgaaattacaatatataataaataatgtatatgtatatatatgtataaatatacataatatatttaagttattaCCTTCGTTATTAAAGTTAAGATAAAGAAATGGAGCTGTTAAAGAATCTAATCCTTGCCAATAAACATAATGAGGATTATTTCGAACCCATGCTTTGAGTAATCTTTGTAATCTCTCATGACCAGCACCAGATGACAATAATTCACTATATTGATGACATCTTGGTATATCTACTTCTatctatataagatatttttaatatattaaaaataaataatttaatgttattgttaattattgtgAAACTAATTACTTGTCGATCTGTATGAGTAGGTGTTTCTTTATCAATCATATCATAACGTTTTTGAATATCACCAGTAATACCAAGTAATGCTGCCCAAACTGCTCCTCTAACAGGTGGTGGTATATCTTTGTGTGCTTCTTTAATGATTACTTCTTGTGTAATTGGATATacctaaattataaataaataaatataaaaaaatacaagtaaatacgaaatattttatgtaaattttaatacataatttataataataatatatattttttaatatgtaattttatatgtattaagttcaaaaaaaaatatttttaatttttctatgaaaaattctatttttaaatcaccTGTAGCAATCTAtcatataaaacaattctataaaattgatattctgTATCTCTTTCCCTTATGATTAAAGGTAACTGAGAAGCAGCATCTATTAAATCTTCTTGTGATTGAACGtgcattctataaaataacaaatcattaaaacaaaacaaaagaaaaaaatgaaatttagatttatatttattgtacttACTGATTTGTTAACCATGgataatttgcaatatatgGTATATGAGACAAACGTTGACGTAATGTATCAAGAGGGACTTTAACAACACGTAAATCAAGTAAACCTGCTGTATCTCTCCTTCCAAACATTTGACCTAAAAGTATTACTAAACTaaaaaacgaattaataaattatattttattttaaaaaaatattaaataaaataatattcattaaattattataattactttggAATGGATAAAATAGGTGGTCTTGATCTGATAAGTCcttgtttctttaattctacAGTAATATCTCCTCCTGCTAATTgccataaataatacaattcatCCATTTTCCtaacaattacatttttatatagattttttttcttttctttttcattttttaataaaaattcttcaaatattggcaattttaataattcttctggTATTTTGCGTTTTGAAGGATGAATTTGAAGGCAAGAATCTACAAATTCTTTTACTTTATCAGGTAAAtcctattataataataaaatattataattacaaaaataaatatgaaatataaatgaaaaaaattaccttATATGTGTTATAACAATTAGTTTCTCTTGCAAGACGTTCAAATACAGAAGTTTCACAATGAATGAGACTAAGAACCTTTCGTAAACATTGGGATAATTTTACACCTGACCATATTGACTTtgtcaataataattctgCTATAATTATTCCTAAAGACCAAGAATCTACTTTTGCACTACTGACACCAGGACTTAGAAATACTTCTGGTGCTGTATATTTTGggtaactaaaaataaaatgcactATACATTTAAGAAAtacttgttatttatattttttttatctctaaatatttaaaatcaaaaatttaaaaaattatattaaatctatattcttaaaattatttgctttaaattttattaatacataccCAATAGGAAAAGATACATTTTTTCCACTATctgtcatataatataaaccaaaattatataattgcacATTTccacttttattaattaatatattttcaggaCTTAAATGTCTATGTActaaatttaacatattcatATGTTGTAAACctaataaacattgaaatgctatttttataatatcatctatgtttaaattttgtttgttgttTAATGGGTCTCCATTATATTCTGCAACCACTACTATccgttctataaaaataaattttaattaaataactatatggaatattattcattttttaattttttaaatttttaccatgTTTACTTCTAATTATGTCAAGATATGTAGATAAATTTGGATGATGa encodes:
- the LOC409527 gene encoding TBC domain-containing protein kinase-like protein; this translates as MCPALLENEERCFGGMTFFAQSHPVEVCGSNGLPLTPNSITIYGKSQFLKTVHHPNLSTYLDIIRSKHERIVVVAEYNGDPLNNKQNLNIDDIIKIAFQCLLGLQHMNMLNLVHRHLSPENILINKSGNVQLYNFGLYYMTDSGKNVSFPIGYPKYTAPEVFLSPGVSSAKVDSWSLGIIIAELLLTKSIWSGVKLSQCLRKVLSLIHCETSVFERLARETNCYNTYKDLPDKVKEFVDSCLQIHPSKRKIPEELLKLPIFEEFLLKNEKEKKKNLYKNVIVRKMDELYYLWQLAGGDITVELKKQGLIRSRPPILSIPNLVILLGQMFGRRDTAGLLDLRVVKVPLDTLRQRLSHIPYIANYPWLTNQMHVQSQEDLIDAASQLPLIIRERDTEYQFYRIVLYDRLLQVYPITQEVIIKEAHKDIPPPVRGAVWAALLGITGDIQKRYDMIDKETPTHTDRQIEVDIPRCHQYSELLSSGAGHERLQRLLKAWVRNNPHYVYWQGLDSLTAPFLYLNFNNEARAFECLSAFIPKYLHKFFLKDNSAVIQEYLGKFSQIIAFHDPQLANHLRSINFVPELFAIPWFLTMFSHVFPLHKILHLWDKLLLGDSSFPLLVGLAILKQLRDSLLTSGFNECILLFSDLPEIDIELCVKDSMMMYQNTPPSITYRKHQFNQPKDINWSELEPGTEKMPRISVDDFLDLLDNSPEKLIAVDVRNNIQFERGAVIGSINIPFTSVQLSLTHIETLGPHAKPLIENKNSIVIIIGPHDQNNALFADFLVKCGIMGVCSLQGGISALRAKSPNVIVAVR